Sequence from the Magnetococcales bacterium genome:
GGACCTGATGCAGATGGATCCCCGCTGGTCTCTGCCAGAATGCGCGGACCGGAACCCGTTGCTGTGGATGGTATTTCTCAACGGTCTGATTGTCGATATCCGAAGCTACCACCGCGAAACTCAGGAGGTTGCCTTCGAACAGGGGTTGATCCCATTTGTGCCCTCTCCTGAAGGAAAAGATGATGAGGCGGCCAGTCAGCAAGGGCTTCTTCCCGATCAGACACTGGGAAAAGCTCTTGCTGGAAGTCCAGAAACACCCGTGGTTCGGCTCTTGTCGTTCGAAATCACCTATGATGAGTTGGACGACGAATTCAATAAACGCCTCGCACAGATTCCGAACGACGGGCAGGAACTGTATGATGGTATCAATGAGGATCCGCACGGTGCGATCAAACGGCTGAAAGAACTGATCGGCCAATACCCTGACATCCCGATGCTTTACAATTGGCTCTGCGTTGCATGCTCCAAGGTCGGGGACCACCAGGAAGCCAAAACGGTGGCGGAAACCAATTTCCAACGCCATCCTGGATACCTGTTCGGGCGGCTGAATTATGCGGAGATCCTGCTGACCGAGGGAAAAATCCGCGAGGCATTCGAAGTCCTGGGAAAATCTTTTGTTCTGACTGATGTGGTGCCTGACCGGGAAATGTTCCATTTCAGCGAGGTTTTGAGTTTCTATGGATTGGTGGCCCGCTATGTTCTTCGTCTGGGCAAACTCAAGAGCGCTATGGGTTTCCTCGATATGCTTCAGAAGGTTGAACCGGACCACCACATCACCCAATGGTTGGAGAAACTGGTCGTTCGGCACACTCCGGGACCGATTCCCCCAGATGCCAAGCGATTTCTATCTCTCAGGTGACCGGTGCAGACGATTGTCGAGAATTTCATCGTCAAATCATCAATATTGCTATGAAAGGATGATGCAAGTGAAAACCAAGGACAATCTGAAAGCCGCCTTCGCCGGAGAAAGCCAGGCCAACCACAAGTATCTCGCCTTCGCCAGGAAGGCCGAACAAAAGGGATAGCCTGACGGTTTCCGATGAGACTGTGGACGCTCCATCCGCAACATCTTGACGCCCAGGGGTTGGTCGCCCTGTGGCGGGAGGCGTTGCTGGCCCAGAAGGTGCTTCAGGGGCTGACCCGGGGATACACCAGCCATCCCCAGCTTCAACGCTTCCGGGAACAGGATGATCCCGTCGGCGCAGTATCCGCCTACTTGCGGGATGTGCAGCGGGAGGCGACCCGGCGGGGCTACCGCTTCAACGCCTCTCGCATCGTTCCATCCAAATGGGAAGGCCTGATCCGGGAAACCACCGGCCAACTTCTGTACGAGTGGGATCACCTCTTGAGAAAGACGGCCCTGCGCAACTTTGCCCACCACGCCATGCTCCTGACCAGCGCCGGGCCGACGCCCCATCCCCTGTTCACCTTGGTGGATGGTGGACTGCGGACATGGGAGCGCACCGGGTCGCAACTGGCGGCCTCGACATGATGATCTACGTGGATGCCGACGCCTGTCCGGTGAAGGCCGAGGTGATGCGGGTCGCCGAACGCCATGGCCTCGCCGTCCATATGGTCAGCAACCAATGGATG
This genomic interval carries:
- a CDS encoding tetratricopeptide repeat protein, whose product is MFKHSESVPKAMTPIFNEIVAITDAFCAEHLTNSYATLARFMAAALSRKRPSPLSVGRPKTWAAGIVYALGRVNFLFDPSSKPHFTATDLCGLFGVSQSAAYGKSKEGWDSLDLMQMDPRWSLPECADRNPLLWMVFLNGLIVDIRSYHRETQEVAFEQGLIPFVPSPEGKDDEAASQQGLLPDQTLGKALAGSPETPVVRLLSFEITYDELDDEFNKRLAQIPNDGQELYDGINEDPHGAIKRLKELIGQYPDIPMLYNWLCVACSKVGDHQEAKTVAETNFQRHPGYLFGRLNYAEILLTEGKIREAFEVLGKSFVLTDVVPDREMFHFSEVLSFYGLVARYVLRLGKLKSAMGFLDMLQKVEPDHHITQWLEKLVVRHTPGPIPPDAKRFLSLR
- a CDS encoding DNA lyase, giving the protein MRLWTLHPQHLDAQGLVALWREALLAQKVLQGLTRGYTSHPQLQRFREQDDPVGAVSAYLRDVQREATRRGYRFNASRIVPSKWEGLIRETTGQLLYEWDHLLRKTALRNFAHHAMLLTSAGPTPHPLFTLVDGGLRTWERTGSQLAAST